A DNA window from Microcystis aeruginosa NIES-843 contains the following coding sequences:
- a CDS encoding YggS family pyridoxal phosphate-dependent enzyme, which translates to MTIASRIESIRLTLPPSTRLIAVSKQVSSDYIRQAYRAGVRDFAESKLQEAISKQQELKDLPDIYWHFIGHLQANKARKVLESFDLIHSLDSLKLAQRLDRLAAELEINPQVLLQVKVIPDPDKFGWDTDELIADIPALVNCQQLKIQGLMTILPQGLSAGEKLAAFEKTSDLAQIIENSSSLCLPHLSMGMSNDYPLAIKAGATLIRVGTSIFGDRIY; encoded by the coding sequence ATGACGATCGCTAGTCGTATCGAGTCAATCCGTCTTACCCTACCCCCCTCCACGCGCCTGATTGCCGTCAGTAAACAGGTATCGAGCGATTATATCCGTCAAGCTTACCGGGCAGGAGTGAGAGATTTTGCTGAAAGTAAGCTACAGGAAGCAATCTCGAAGCAGCAAGAACTAAAAGACCTCCCAGATATTTATTGGCACTTTATCGGGCATCTACAGGCAAATAAAGCCCGCAAAGTCCTAGAATCTTTTGATTTAATCCATTCCCTCGATAGTTTAAAATTAGCCCAAAGACTCGATCGCCTAGCGGCGGAATTAGAGATTAATCCCCAAGTTTTGCTACAGGTGAAAGTTATCCCCGATCCCGACAAGTTCGGTTGGGACACGGACGAACTGATAGCAGATATTCCCGCTTTAGTCAACTGTCAACAGCTAAAAATTCAAGGTTTGATGACAATTCTGCCCCAAGGATTATCCGCCGGGGAAAAGTTAGCCGCCTTTGAAAAAACCAGCGATTTAGCCCAAATAATCGAGAATAGCTCTAGTTTATGCCTGCCTCATCTATCCATGGGGATGTCTAACGATTATCCTCTGGCTATCAAGGCCGGAGCCACTTTGATCCGGGTGGGAACCAGCATCTTTGGCGATCGTATTTACTGA
- a CDS encoding NAD(P)H-quinone oxidoreductase subunit N, protein MDFSSLVASQLNAGVIWPEGILIITLMVILIGDLIVGRSARSWLPYVAIAGLLAAVVALYFTWDNPKPVAFLGAFEGDNLSIVFRAIIALSTASTVLMSIRYVEQAGTSLAEFLAIMLTATLGGMFLSGASELVMIFISLEMLSISSYLMTGYMKRDPRSNEAALKYLLIGASSSAIFLYGVSLLYGLSGGETSLSAIAQKLTDVNGGQSLALAIALVFVIAGIAFKISAVPFHQWTPDVYEGSPTPVVAFLSVGSKAAGFALAIRLLVTVFGLVSEQWRFIFIALAILSMILGNVVALAQTSMKRMLAYSSIGQAGFVMIGLTAGTDAGYSSMIFYLLIYLFMNLGAFACVILFALRTGTDQIAEYSGLYQKDPLLTLCLSICLLSLGGIPPLAGFFGKIYLFWAGWQAGLYALVLVGLVTSVASIYYYIRVVKMMVVKEPQEMSDAVKNYPVINWTLTGMRPLQVGIVLSLVATSLAGILSNPLFTLATDSVTTTPILQSAALATHISRAN, encoded by the coding sequence ATGGATTTTTCTAGTCTTGTTGCCAGTCAGCTAAACGCCGGCGTTATCTGGCCCGAAGGAATCCTGATTATTACCCTGATGGTGATTTTAATCGGCGATTTAATCGTGGGACGGAGTGCCAGAAGTTGGCTGCCCTACGTTGCGATCGCTGGTCTGCTCGCTGCTGTGGTTGCTCTTTACTTTACCTGGGACAATCCGAAACCAGTGGCCTTTTTAGGGGCTTTTGAGGGCGATAATCTCAGTATCGTCTTTAGGGCGATTATTGCTCTTTCTACCGCCTCCACAGTGCTGATGTCTATCCGTTATGTGGAACAAGCGGGAACCTCCCTAGCGGAATTCTTGGCCATTATGCTCACCGCAACCCTCGGGGGAATGTTCCTATCTGGCGCTAGTGAATTGGTGATGATCTTCATCTCCCTAGAAATGCTCAGTATTTCCTCCTATCTAATGACCGGTTACATGAAGCGGGATCCTCGATCGAACGAGGCCGCTTTAAAATACCTGTTAATTGGAGCTTCTAGTTCGGCGATTTTCCTCTATGGTGTTTCCCTTCTCTACGGTTTATCCGGAGGTGAAACCAGTTTAAGTGCCATTGCCCAAAAATTAACCGATGTTAACGGTGGTCAGTCCCTGGCCTTAGCGATCGCATTAGTTTTTGTGATTGCCGGTATCGCCTTCAAAATTTCGGCGGTTCCCTTTCACCAGTGGACTCCTGATGTGTACGAAGGTTCACCCACTCCCGTGGTGGCTTTCCTCTCGGTAGGTTCCAAAGCGGCTGGTTTTGCCCTAGCAATTCGCCTATTAGTGACGGTTTTCGGTCTAGTCAGCGAACAATGGCGGTTTATCTTTATCGCTCTAGCAATTTTGAGTATGATCCTCGGCAACGTGGTCGCCTTGGCCCAAACTAGCATGAAACGGATGTTAGCCTATTCCTCGATCGGTCAGGCGGGTTTTGTCATGATTGGTTTAACCGCCGGTACTGACGCGGGTTACTCTAGCATGATTTTCTATCTGTTAATTTACCTGTTCATGAACCTAGGGGCTTTTGCCTGTGTGATTCTCTTTGCTCTGAGAACTGGAACCGATCAGATCGCTGAGTATTCGGGACTCTACCAGAAAGATCCGCTCCTAACCCTCTGTTTAAGCATCTGTCTCCTCTCTTTGGGGGGAATTCCGCCTCTAGCGGGCTTCTTTGGTAAGATTTATCTATTCTGGGCCGGTTGGCAAGCGGGACTTTATGCCCTCGTCCTCGTTGGTTTAGTCACCAGTGTGGCCTCGATTTACTACTATATCCGTGTGGTCAAAATGATGGTGGTCAAGGAACCCCAAGAGATGTCCGATGCGGTGAAAAATTACCCCGTTATCAATTGGACTCTTACCGGGATGCGTCCCCTACAGGTGGGTATTGTCCTCTCCCTAGTGGCGACTTCCCTGGCCGGTATCCTCTCCAATCCTCTCTTTACCCTAGCGACGGATTCCGTCACCACTACCCCCATCCTACAATCGGCGGCTCTGGCGACCCACATTTCCCGAGCAAATTGA
- a CDS encoding metal-binding protein: MPSGRTHDRITLILLPPIAGASFLVSGSGKLTLLLLASYLFSGFLFGPDLDIHSVQYKRWGYLRWLWLPYRSMIRHRGWLSHGLLIGTIFRLFYFGSFLLLAAIIIIPILQSFWGIDWDWRLWPQQAIALWQQYPRVAIAIFLGLELGAMSHSCSDWIGSAYKRSRKVAQKPVKKKKR, translated from the coding sequence ATGCCCTCTGGTCGAACTCACGATCGCATTACCCTAATTCTGTTGCCACCGATTGCGGGGGCGAGTTTTTTGGTCAGTGGCAGTGGTAAATTAACCCTGTTACTCTTGGCCAGTTATTTGTTTAGCGGATTCCTGTTTGGGCCGGATCTTGACATCCACTCGGTTCAGTACAAACGTTGGGGTTATCTGCGCTGGTTGTGGCTACCCTACCGTTCCATGATCCGTCATCGCGGTTGGTTATCCCACGGTTTATTGATCGGCACAATTTTTCGGTTATTTTACTTCGGTAGTTTTCTTTTACTAGCGGCGATCATCATCATTCCCATCCTGCAAAGTTTCTGGGGTATAGACTGGGATTGGCGACTGTGGCCGCAGCAAGCGATCGCATTATGGCAACAGTATCCCCGGGTAGCGATCGCTATTTTCCTGGGTTTAGAATTAGGGGCGATGAGTCATAGTTGTAGTGATTGGATCGGATCGGCCTATAAACGTTCTCGAAAAGTGGCTCAAAAACCGGTAAAAAAGAAAAAACGTTAA
- a CDS encoding ArnT family glycosyltransferase, whose protein sequence is MNKKSYRFDLMALIAIAVFFLGIVFWKVPLHYPYIVNFDEAVALVLAYVTKQGYHLYEQVWHDHLSGLSLLLNGWLSVTGFTIHAARIMVLSLSTIMLGIFYLILRVNCGILASCLSVFILSTCLVYITLSTTMLRELPSLFFTILSIFIIFKAVQFTGKLKYGLYLLSAIAFVFSLQIKLSGITIIPTVALIIFLNQQSSFIKRIIDIVIWSVAVVLVFVLGSLTIFPFSYENIIKSHVSVASSFTQENLTLWTLLQSALQHEPIYLIVTAIAIIAMVFTRNIIPLLPPLIWLGSNLFRFATVAPIWPYYYIHLIIPAVWIIALFVEQLKITDSLGEFRQNRKITQELVLKMLIFLSLSGQFLFNTLRIITNRDPAINAYVQFNKKYKPLLAEAVFEKFKNSDKLLLTDNPHYIYQYFLNTPPETAVITRKRFINQNLDGNFILEVIEKRQPDLVFLYRFEKQFLQSPKLKDYLEKNYIQFPDQQEKGTLFISPKTWQEYQSKDN, encoded by the coding sequence ATGAATAAGAAATCTTATCGTTTTGATTTAATGGCATTAATTGCCATTGCTGTTTTTTTCCTAGGGATCGTTTTCTGGAAAGTCCCGCTTCATTATCCCTATATAGTTAATTTTGATGAAGCGGTGGCCCTGGTACTTGCCTACGTCACTAAACAAGGTTATCATCTCTACGAACAAGTTTGGCACGATCATTTATCGGGTTTATCTCTTTTACTAAATGGTTGGTTAAGCGTGACAGGATTTACTATCCATGCGGCGCGCATTATGGTGCTTTCTTTGTCCACAATTATGTTAGGAATTTTTTATCTAATCCTGAGAGTTAATTGCGGAATATTAGCCTCTTGTTTATCAGTATTCATTCTCTCAACCTGTCTAGTGTATATTACCCTATCAACGACAATGTTGCGGGAGTTACCCTCACTTTTTTTTACAATCTTAAGTATTTTTATCATCTTTAAAGCCGTTCAATTCACGGGTAAGCTTAAGTATGGACTGTATTTACTCAGTGCCATTGCTTTCGTTTTTTCCCTGCAAATTAAACTTTCAGGCATTACTATTATCCCAACTGTAGCTTTAATTATTTTTCTCAATCAACAAAGTAGCTTTATTAAAAGAATCATTGATATTGTTATTTGGTCAGTCGCTGTCGTTTTAGTCTTTGTCTTGGGTTCCCTGACTATTTTTCCTTTTTCCTACGAAAATATTATTAAATCTCATGTCAGCGTTGCCTCTAGTTTTACTCAAGAAAATCTCACCTTATGGACTCTCTTACAAAGCGCCCTACAGCACGAACCAATTTATCTAATCGTGACAGCGATCGCTATTATAGCGATGGTTTTTACTCGCAATATAATACCACTTTTACCGCCCTTGATATGGTTGGGTTCTAATCTATTTAGATTCGCCACAGTCGCCCCAATTTGGCCTTATTATTATATCCATTTAATTATTCCTGCCGTTTGGATAATTGCCTTATTTGTCGAACAGTTAAAAATTACTGATAGCCTCGGAGAATTTAGGCAAAATCGAAAAATAACCCAGGAATTAGTTCTCAAAATGCTGATTTTTCTCTCCCTTTCTGGTCAATTTCTCTTTAATACCTTGAGAATAATTACCAATCGTGATCCTGCAATTAATGCCTACGTTCAATTTAACAAAAAGTATAAACCTCTTTTAGCAGAAGCTGTGTTTGAAAAATTTAAAAACTCCGATAAACTCCTGTTAACCGACAATCCTCACTACATATATCAATATTTTTTGAACACACCCCCAGAAACTGCTGTCATAACCAGAAAGAGATTTATCAATCAGAATCTTGATGGGAATTTTATCCTAGAAGTTATCGAAAAAAGACAGCCGGATTTAGTTTTCCTCTATCGATTTGAAAAGCAATTTCTGCAATCACCAAAACTCAAGGATTATTTAGAGAAAAATTATATCCAGTTTCCCGATCAGCAAGAAAAAGGAACTCTCTTTATCAGTCCGAAAACTTGGCAAGAATATCAAAGTAAGGATAATTAG
- a CDS encoding N-6 DNA methylase, which yields MKEQGLLFSEDSLLPEKLPQIQELRPSNNLSAVFEECHNYIYANEGMLKDKIFHEMVKLIIIKLHDEKSAKQSVNFGVTASEYKAIVANKSDEFMSRLSQLFTSIKNHYRGFFTDDTFKLKPLTLAYIVGRLQYINLTKTSGDIKGEAFQTFVNRHQRGDRGEFFTPHPIVRLAVEMIDPKPNEKIIDPACGSGGFLIQAINHVRQNNPEFDIASFVQESITGIEFNPDVALSGMIRLVFEGGTGSEIICTNALIEDEKLNNSFDVILTNPPFGNKGKVEDQKILKSYLLARKWHKSASNGWEVSPTVLAGQSPDILFIEKSIKLLRAGGRMAIILPDGLLQNISNGPIRHWLRSQTKILGVVSIPPEAFVPYGTGIKTSLLVVQKLPANHDSCFMAQIKKIGYDVKGQTIYKRNESGVIARTKSGLPIVDDDIDDISQSFRSFINGEFAQNSDCIYTVKNTLLNSRLDAEHYLPNDQKLLEHLKSIGAKPLGEIADILREAADFRLARDSEIRYIAISDVDYRTMQVVSQQIIKAHEAPSRATYRLYKGDIITAISGASTGTPRQATALITEDEDGAICSNGFSVLRNIQGVEPLFLLVYMRTDFFLRQIKRYMTGHAIPTILVDDLSKVLVPIPPQSEQQRIAKSMAEIQAIRKEALKASENVVNQMSLLLGQFE from the coding sequence ATGAAAGAGCAAGGATTGTTATTTTCCGAAGATAGCCTGTTACCTGAAAAACTCCCGCAAATTCAGGAATTACGACCTTCTAACAATCTTTCCGCAGTTTTTGAAGAGTGCCATAATTATATTTACGCCAACGAAGGAATGCTCAAAGACAAGATTTTTCACGAGATGGTTAAACTAATCATCATCAAACTTCATGATGAAAAATCTGCCAAGCAATCTGTAAATTTTGGCGTTACGGCAAGTGAATATAAAGCCATCGTAGCAAATAAGTCCGATGAATTTATGTCGCGTCTCAGTCAATTATTTACCTCCATCAAGAATCATTATCGGGGATTTTTCACCGATGACACATTCAAGTTAAAACCTTTGACTCTTGCTTATATTGTAGGCAGGTTACAGTACATTAATTTAACTAAAACATCTGGCGATATAAAAGGTGAAGCCTTTCAGACTTTTGTAAATAGACACCAGCGTGGAGATAGGGGAGAATTTTTTACCCCTCACCCAATTGTACGCCTTGCGGTTGAAATGATAGACCCCAAACCAAACGAAAAAATTATAGATCCTGCTTGCGGAAGTGGTGGTTTTTTAATTCAAGCAATAAACCATGTTCGACAAAATAATCCAGAGTTCGATATAGCAAGTTTTGTGCAAGAAAGTATTACAGGAATTGAATTTAATCCTGATGTCGCCCTTTCGGGAATGATTCGTTTAGTTTTTGAAGGTGGCACAGGTTCAGAAATTATCTGCACTAATGCGCTTATCGAAGATGAAAAATTAAATAATTCCTTTGATGTTATCTTGACCAATCCTCCTTTCGGAAATAAAGGAAAAGTAGAAGACCAGAAAATTCTTAAATCATATCTTCTTGCCCGGAAATGGCATAAATCAGCGTCCAATGGTTGGGAAGTTTCCCCAACCGTTTTAGCGGGTCAGTCGCCCGATATTTTATTTATTGAGAAATCTATAAAATTATTGCGCGCAGGTGGACGCATGGCGATTATTCTGCCCGATGGTTTATTACAAAATATCTCTAATGGACCGATTCGGCATTGGTTGCGCTCCCAAACAAAAATATTAGGTGTTGTTTCCATACCGCCGGAAGCCTTTGTACCATACGGCACAGGAATCAAGACATCACTTTTGGTGGTTCAAAAATTACCAGCAAACCATGATTCTTGTTTTATGGCACAAATCAAAAAAATAGGCTATGACGTTAAAGGACAAACAATATATAAGCGCAACGAGTCGGGAGTTATAGCCCGAACAAAATCAGGTTTGCCAATAGTTGACGATGATATAGATGATATTTCTCAATCTTTTAGGTCATTTATCAATGGGGAATTTGCACAAAACAGCGATTGTATTTATACAGTTAAGAATACCCTGCTCAATTCGAGACTGGATGCCGAACATTATTTACCCAATGACCAAAAATTATTAGAACATCTGAAATCTATTGGAGCGAAACCTTTAGGTGAAATTGCCGATATTTTGAGAGAGGCGGCTGATTTTCGTTTAGCTAGGGATAGTGAAATTAGATATATCGCTATTTCCGATGTTGATTATCGTACAATGCAAGTTGTTTCCCAACAAATAATTAAGGCACATGAAGCCCCATCTCGCGCAACTTATAGATTGTACAAAGGCGATATTATTACAGCAATTTCAGGAGCAAGTACAGGAACACCACGCCAAGCAACAGCCCTAATCACAGAAGATGAAGACGGGGCAATTTGCTCAAATGGATTTTCAGTATTAAGAAATATTCAGGGAGTCGAGCCTTTGTTTTTATTAGTATATATGCGAACAGACTTTTTTTTGCGTCAGATTAAAAGGTACATGACAGGTCATGCTATTCCTACTATTTTAGTAGATGATTTGTCAAAAGTTTTAGTGCCTATTCCACCCCAATCTGAACAGCAGAGAATCGCAAAAAGTATGGCTGAAATTCAAGCAATTAGAAAAGAAGCGTTAAAGGCAAGTGAGAATGTTGTTAACCAAATGAGTCTTCTACTTGGCCAATTTGAGTAA
- the pipX gene encoding transcriptional coactivator PipX — protein MSNETYLNHPTFGLLYRVCLLEEHQELFTTLYAQRLFFLVTVGPKKVSFDPISRSDARLLVENRLRNLRRRSNMQEFNSLNQTYQQTFSV, from the coding sequence ATGAGTAACGAAACCTATCTCAATCATCCCACTTTCGGTCTATTATACAGAGTGTGTCTATTAGAAGAACATCAGGAATTATTCACCACTCTTTATGCCCAACGTCTTTTTTTTCTGGTGACGGTGGGACCCAAAAAAGTCTCGTTCGATCCGATTAGTCGTTCCGATGCTCGTCTTTTGGTGGAAAACCGGCTGCGGAATTTGCGACGGCGCAGTAATATGCAAGAATTTAACAGTCTCAACCAAACTTATCAACAAACCTTTTCAGTCTAG
- a CDS encoding cell division protein SepF, with amino-acid sequence MNNIFTKLKDFVGISEQPEDEDETDYEEMNWEKSSPQDRDQNEEEDPLNRRQREPLNLSTATSMGLNRSNVIGMPGINNNNAEVVVIEPHSFEEMPQVIQTLRERKSVVLNLNVMDPEEAQRAVDFVAGGTYAIDGHQERIGESIFLFTPSCVKVSTLSGTIHDITDNPKMARPVSPAPAWGAESSRLAQ; translated from the coding sequence GTGAACAACATTTTTACCAAACTCAAAGATTTTGTCGGCATCTCCGAACAACCAGAAGACGAAGACGAAACCGACTACGAAGAAATGAACTGGGAAAAGTCTTCCCCCCAAGATAGGGATCAAAACGAAGAAGAAGATCCCCTCAATCGTCGTCAACGCGAACCTTTAAATCTCAGTACAGCCACATCTATGGGACTCAACAGAAGCAACGTGATCGGTATGCCAGGTATTAACAACAATAATGCAGAAGTAGTCGTGATCGAGCCCCATTCCTTCGAGGAAATGCCCCAAGTTATCCAAACCCTGAGAGAACGCAAATCGGTGGTTTTAAATCTCAACGTCATGGATCCCGAAGAAGCACAAAGAGCCGTGGATTTTGTCGCCGGTGGCACTTACGCGATTGATGGTCATCAAGAACGCATCGGTGAGAGTATTTTCCTATTTACCCCCAGCTGCGTTAAAGTTAGCACCCTTTCCGGAACTATTCACGATATCACCGACAACCCGAAAATGGCTCGTCCCGTTTCCCCCGCACCTGCTTGGGGAGCCGAAAGCAGTCGATTAGCTCAATGA
- the proC gene encoding pyrroline-5-carboxylate reductase, with amino-acid sequence MSIRLGIIGGGVMAEAILSRLLKKNIYSPETVLVSEPQSQRRNFWVNTYGVQVSEDNREAARATEVLILAIKPQILEQVVNSLLGIPEKPLIISILAGVTLNRLEMGFPDRPVIRTMPNTPATVGQGVTAIAPGRHAEPEHLAVARDIFAAVGAVVEVPEALMDAVTGLSGSGPAFVALMVEALSDGGVAAGLPRAIASQLALETVLGTATLLKESAIHPGELKDRVTSPGGTTIAGVRQLEKGSFRSTIIEAVVAAYHRSKDLGRSSEK; translated from the coding sequence GTGTCTATTCGTTTAGGAATTATTGGCGGTGGAGTGATGGCCGAGGCCATTCTCAGCCGTTTATTAAAAAAAAATATTTATAGTCCCGAAACGGTGTTAGTCAGTGAACCCCAATCCCAACGGCGCAACTTTTGGGTTAATACCTACGGAGTACAAGTCAGTGAGGATAACCGGGAAGCCGCTAGAGCAACTGAGGTGTTAATCTTAGCGATAAAACCGCAAATTTTAGAGCAAGTAGTGAATAGTTTGCTGGGAATACCCGAAAAACCCTTGATTATCTCGATTTTAGCAGGAGTTACCCTCAATCGCTTAGAAATGGGCTTTCCCGATCGCCCTGTGATCCGGACGATGCCCAATACCCCCGCCACGGTGGGACAAGGGGTTACAGCGATCGCACCCGGTCGTCATGCGGAACCGGAACATCTGGCCGTAGCCAGAGATATTTTTGCTGCGGTCGGTGCGGTGGTGGAAGTTCCCGAAGCTTTGATGGACGCGGTAACGGGATTATCGGGATCGGGCCCGGCATTTGTGGCCTTGATGGTGGAAGCTTTAAGCGATGGTGGTGTGGCGGCCGGATTACCGCGAGCGATCGCATCTCAATTGGCCCTAGAAACAGTTTTGGGGACGGCAACCCTATTAAAAGAATCGGCCATACATCCGGGGGAATTAAAGGATCGCGTCACTAGCCCCGGGGGAACGACGATTGCCGGGGTGAGACAATTAGAAAAAGGCTCTTTTCGATCGACTATTATCGAGGCAGTGGTGGCGGCCTATCATAGATCTAAAGATTTAGGGCGTAGTTCCGAAAAGTAA
- the ychF gene encoding redox-regulated ATPase YchF — MLKAGIVGLPNVGKSTLFNALVANAKAEAANFPFCTIEPNVGVVSVPDERLEVLAKISNSEKIVPTRIEFVDIAGLVKGASRGEGLGNQFLANIREVDAIVHVVRCFDNDDIIHVSGSVDPARDIEVINLELALADLGQVEKRVERLRKQAKNSKEAAEELAILEKILICLNDGISARKVDLSKEEEELIKNLGLLSRKPIIYAANVSEDDLATGNDWVESVRKIAQEEQAKVVIVSAQVESELVELSEEERKDFLGSLGVEEGGLKSLIKATYELLGLRTYLTTGPQETRAWTIISGMKAPQAAGVIHSDFERGFIRAETVSYQDLVNSGTMSAAKEKGLVRSEGKEYIVQEGDVLLFRFNV; from the coding sequence ATGTTGAAAGCTGGAATCGTGGGACTGCCAAATGTGGGTAAATCGACCCTATTTAACGCTCTGGTGGCTAATGCCAAGGCCGAGGCCGCTAATTTCCCCTTTTGTACCATTGAACCGAATGTGGGTGTGGTATCCGTCCCCGATGAACGTCTGGAGGTTTTGGCTAAAATCTCTAATTCTGAGAAAATCGTGCCGACGCGGATTGAATTTGTCGATATCGCCGGATTAGTCAAGGGTGCGAGTCGCGGGGAAGGATTGGGTAATCAATTTTTGGCTAATATCCGGGAAGTGGACGCGATCGTTCATGTGGTGCGCTGTTTTGATAATGATGATATTATTCATGTTTCCGGGTCCGTGGATCCGGCCCGGGATATCGAGGTGATTAATCTAGAGTTAGCTCTAGCGGATTTGGGACAGGTGGAGAAGCGGGTGGAACGTTTACGCAAACAGGCGAAAAATAGCAAGGAAGCCGCCGAAGAATTGGCTATCCTTGAAAAAATCCTAATTTGTCTTAATGACGGTATTTCGGCGCGAAAAGTGGATTTAAGCAAAGAGGAAGAAGAATTAATTAAAAATCTCGGTTTATTGAGTCGTAAACCGATTATTTATGCCGCTAATGTGAGCGAAGATGATCTGGCCACGGGTAATGATTGGGTAGAAAGTGTCCGTAAAATTGCCCAAGAGGAACAGGCCAAAGTTGTGATCGTTTCTGCTCAAGTAGAATCGGAATTAGTGGAATTGTCGGAGGAAGAAAGAAAAGATTTTCTCGGTTCTTTAGGAGTAGAAGAAGGGGGATTAAAATCTTTAATTAAAGCTACCTACGAGTTATTAGGACTGCGTACCTATCTCACCACTGGACCCCAAGAAACCCGCGCATGGACGATTATTTCTGGGATGAAAGCACCCCAGGCAGCCGGAGTTATTCACTCGGATTTTGAACGGGGTTTTATTCGTGCAGAAACCGTGTCTTATCAGGATTTAGTTAATAGTGGCACGATGAGCGCGGCCAAAGAAAAAGGTTTAGTCAGAAGTGAAGGCAAGGAATACATTGTTCAAGAGGGTGATGTTTTACTATTCCGTTTTAATGTATAG